A window of Paenibacillus phoenicis genomic DNA:
AAACGTCGCGCCGGCCGCGATCTTTTCGCCCGAATAGCCCCAGTGGAACAACACGAACGCCAAAATAATGCCGGCCGCCACCCGCACGATCTGCTCGATGACCTGTGAAACCCCCCCGGCGATCATGATATTCCGACCTTGCAAGTAACCTCGGATCATAGCGATCAGCGGGAACAGCAGCAAGGCCGGCGCCAGGGCACGAATGGCCATCACCGATTCCGGAACGCCGGAAGCTTCCGCATAATAGGGCGCCAAGGCATACAGCAGCACGAACATGACCAAGCCCGCCACACCGGCAAAGAGCAGCGCCGCCTGGTACACGCGCCGCGCCTCCTCCGGCCGGTTCAGCGCGTGCCGCTCCGACACCATTTTGCTCAGCGTACTCGGGATCCCCGCCGTTGCTAAAGTTAACAGCATGAAATACGCCGCATTCGCTTGCGAATACGACGCGTTCCCGATATCTCCAAGGATGTGCTCCAACGGAACGCGCTGGAACAAGCCAAGCACCCTTGCGATCAGCGCGGCTCCCGCCAAAATTAACGTGCCTTTAATAAACGATTCCTTCTTGGACAAAAGCAATTCCTTCTTTCCCGCAATCCATATAAGTGCTAACTAGAATGAAAACTAAAATGCAACGATCCAAATGATAAACACGATGATCATCACCAGCTGTAAAATCACCTTGACCACCATGCTGCTAAACAAGCCAACGACGGAACCAATGCCCACTTTAAACGATTTGGTGAGCGACTCGCCCTTAATCAATTCCCCGATCATTGCACCCAGCAACGGCCCTAGTACCAGACCAAAAGCCGGAATAACAAACGGACCGATGATAATGCCGATCGTGCTAAGCCAGACGGACAGCTTGCTGCCGCCGAATTTTTTGACGCCCCAAGCCCCGACCGCATAATCCGCCACCATCAGCGCGACCACGATCAACGTTTGTAGAATCCAGAAGAAGGGGCCAAACGACTCAAACGAGAAAAACCATCCGTACACAAAAAAGGCAAAATATATGGCGAGCACCCCAGGCAATACGGGATACACCGCTCCGGCCATCCCCACGGCAAACAGGGCAATCACCAAAATCCAGCCAATCACGGACAGCGCCATTTTCTCACACCCCTGTCAAAATATAATCCCGAATAATCCAGGCAATGCCATCTTCATTATTCGACGTGGTCACGACATCGGCCTTCTCCTTCACGGCCTCCTGGGCGTTCCCCATCGCAACCCCCAGACCCGCGGCTTCAATCGCAGCCAGGTCATTTAGGCTGTCTCCGATTGCGACAACCTCGGACATCTCCAGCCCAAGCAGCCCGCACACCGTCTGTATGCCGCTGGCCTTGCTGATCCCTTTCGGATTGATCTCCAAGTTGTGCGGCGAGGAATTCGTGATTTCAAGGCCGCCCATCGCTTGCAGCTCCCGCAATATCTCTCCCCTCACCTCATCATCCTCGGTAAAATAGCCAAACTTCATCCAATGATTCTGTTCCAACAATTCCGGTTGCCAGTTCCCTTCGTTATAATTGCCTTCCACGGCGTAGGCCCAGAACCAGACATTCTTTTCCCGGGAAATGTCGTACATTCGCGAAACGAGCGATCGATCAAGCAGCACCCGACGATACAGCTCATGCGGCGACTTCCAAACCTCGCTTCCATTCACCGTAATCATTGGCGTCCCAAGGTCAAGCTGATCGCCATACGGAACCGCCTCCCGGTAACCGCGTCCCGTTGACAAGCAGACATGAACCCCGGCAGCCGCCGCTTTCCGAATCCAACGTTCTGTCTCCGGCGAGATTTGCAGATCGTCGTTCAGCAAAGTTCCATCCATATCGAGCGCTAACAGTTTATATTTCAACAACAGACAGCTCCCCCCATCCGCAAGTTTCTGACTCTCTAAACAGCATACCGCCATTTTACCATAATCCCGGAAACCCAACAAAAAGAGCTCCCAAGCAGAAGAAAATTCTCCGCTAATTGGGAACCCTTAATTAACCAATCCGGAAGCTATAACTATAAAAACCGAAGCATCACGGAGCACCGACATCGACCACTTGCCATTTTTGCCGGTCCAGCGCCGGATCCGGTTCGTTCAAGTACAAGGAGCCGCTGTCCGCCGAAGCTTCAAGCGCTTGCTGGTTGTGAAGCGACAGAATGGCTACCGTGCCGTCGCCATTGTCGCGAAGCAGCCAGCGCTGATTGTCGTAGCCGAGATAATCGTACAGCTGGAGTTTGTTTTGCCCGGTATCGAGGTCCAAAGCTTTGCCTCCCGCGGCGGTGCGAATCGAATAGGAGCCCAACTCGTCTCCGGTCGGCACCATAACCCAAGTCCGGGAGGACGCCTCCCCATCCCCGGCCGGGAGCAGCGCGACCGGTTCGCCGTTTTCCGCTTTCGCTGCATACAGCGACGTGTTCGCGCCGGCGTTAACGAAGCTTGTCTTCCGCAGCTTGGCCTGCTCCACCCGGCTGACGTTGACGTTTTGGTAATACGCCGCGCCGCCAAAGACGTGAAGGCCGAAATGCCCTTCCGCAAACGTTCCGTCGGTAAGGTCAATGATCCCTGCACCATCCACGGAAATCCGGATACGCGGCCCGTCCGCTTCGATAACGATGGCGTATTTCTTTCCCTGCTGGATGAATGCCGGCACGTTGGCCAGCACCTGGCGGTCGGCAAATGCGCCATCGATTTTGTAAAACAAGCGGAAGGCTTTCATATTCGGATCGATATTAAAATAGTACCCGCTGCGCCCGTCCCGGCTCGCCCGGAATAGAACTGAGCCCGCTCCGCCCTTTTCGTCCAGCGTCATTTCGGCCTCATATACAAAATCCCCGGCCGTCTCCTCCGCCACATAGTGAGCGTCGCTCCAGTAGCTGCCGCGGATGCCCCGCTCCGTCGCCACCCAGGAGGATGCCGCCAAATCGGGAGCCCAGCCGATCAGATTCGTATGGAACTCCCCGGCAAACACCTTCACCGGTACGCTGGCCGACGCTTTCCCGTTCGGAGTGGAGGCGGTAATCACCGCCTCTCCTTGGCCGGCCGCGCGAATCACCGCCTGCCGCTGATCGAACGAGGCGATGGCCACGACTTGCGGATCGCTCGTCTCCCAGCGGATCGGCTGATTTTGGTTGACGTCCGAACCGCCGCTGCACCCGCCTTTCACGCCGCCGTTCACCGCCGCATACAAGGTCCGGGTGTCCCCCAGCCCCATTTGCTGCAGGCTCGTGTCCATCACGATGGAGGTTTGGCTCTCCGCCGCCTTGTTCCATACGTTTGTTAGTGCGTGCACTTTCAAGGAAACCACGTTCACCTCTCCACCTACAGTAAAAAGGCTCATTTCACGGTGCGCAGGATCGGGAAAAATCACCTCCGAAAATACTACGCGGCCATCCCCTCCGAATACCTCCAGCGAGGAATCGTCCACGTAAATCCGCAGCTTCACGCGCCGGTTGTCCGGCTGAAGCGGCGCCTGATGAAGCGTGCTGAACCGGTCGGAGAAGCCGGTGTCGCCGGAAAGGGAGCGATCCACGTAAATCTCGTTCTCTTTTGTTTTGTACCCGACGACCGTCCGCTTTCCGGCTCCCTCCCGGAGGCGGAAACCAAATTCGCTCACATTGCTGGCCTGGGGAATTTCAATTTCGGCTTCAATTTCATAGGCTCCGGAGGACACGCCTTTCAGTAAATTCTCCCTATCCGCTTGGACGAGGCGGTCCGACGCCGCAAACAGCAGCTGGCCGCGCAGCGATTCCAGCTCACGGATCGGCGCCTGTGCCAGGCGGATTCCCTCGTTCGTCTTCTGCAGCGTTAACTCGCGCGGAATGCTTAGAACCCCCTTCCAACCCTCGGTCGGAAAAGCAAACGGGTAATCCCAGTTCGTCATCCAGGCCAGCATTACCCTGCGTCCATCCGGCATACCGGCAAAAGACATAGAGGCGTAGTACTCTTTTCCGTAATCGGTCGCCAGCACCTTGCCGGCAGGGTTGTCGTTAACGAACTTGCCTTCGGGAGTAAGCTCCCCAATAAAATACTCCGCCGACGAACCCTGCGTATTCGGGTTGGCACCCGTACTGATCATGAGCACCCATTTTTTCTTGACCGTACCGTCCACAGCCAGTTGGAACAAATCGGGGCACTCCCACACGCCGCCGCGGACATAAGCCCCGTATCCGAAGTTGTCGGTCAGCGTCCAGTCGATCAGGTTGGTCGAAGTGAAAAAGCGGATATGGTCGCCGCCGGACACAACCATAACCCAGCGGTTATGTTCTTCGTCCCGCACGACCTTGGGATCGCGAAAATCCCATCCTCCCGGATCGTCCCCCTGCTTGCCCGGATTTTCGATCACGATCGGGCGCTCTGCGGCGTACTCCCAGGTGCGGCCGCGATCCTTGCTGTACGCCAGCCCAATGCGCTGGTTGCCGTTCGGGCGGTCCGGATTATAGGAAGTATAATAAGCAAGCAGGCCTTTGCCCCCGGAATCCGCGAACAAGCCGGAGGCATTGTGGAGATCGGCGACGGCCGAACCCGACCAGACATGGCCCAA
This region includes:
- a CDS encoding DUF456 domain-containing protein, translated to MSVIGWILVIALFAVGMAGAVYPVLPGVLAIYFAFFVYGWFFSFESFGPFFWILQTLIVVALMVADYAVGAWGVKKFGGSKLSVWLSTIGIIIGPFVIPAFGLVLGPLLGAMIGELIKGESLTKSFKVGIGSVVGLFSSMVVKVILQLVMIIVFIIWIVAF
- a CDS encoding GH32 C-terminal domain-containing protein; amino-acid sequence: MGKGKSVLSILLSSALIFAGLDAGIVRAAGAETETGKEANAIFESATKLETNLTGWRIEGKGRMETVEQGLLLVSEPRENVMALTETRAADFIYEADVMVTERQADATLVFRSNQDGWSSYMLQLVLNAGLIRLKDASGEGKLREERRVDLAEGEIYHLKVKAEGSRLQVYWGDRYEPLIDVHDEAYASGYLGLNVWDGSALFQNVKVSELNSNLGAAIASSGAWQPDLRGELGTADGSRRALRIYEGYERDLVLEGNVSFAADQGDAGLRFRANEQGTDGYEAALRKDGGQVWAELRKADGRVIAASERAYPSASKARHHLEIHALGSRIQVYVDGYTEPAVDAVDNSYADGHAGFAVSGGAAYFQDVYLTAANDYYTEKYRPDYHYSPARGSASDPNGLVYYEGEYHLFHQDGGTWAHAVSTDLVQWKRLPIALPWNDLGHVWSGSAVADLHNASGLFADSGGKGLLAYYTSYNPDRPNGNQRIGLAYSKDRGRTWEYAAERPIVIENPGKQGDDPGGWDFRDPKVVRDEEHNRWVMVVSGGDHIRFFTSTNLIDWTLTDNFGYGAYVRGGVWECPDLFQLAVDGTVKKKWVLMISTGANPNTQGSSAEYFIGELTPEGKFVNDNPAGKVLATDYGKEYYASMSFAGMPDGRRVMLAWMTNWDYPFAFPTEGWKGVLSIPRELTLQKTNEGIRLAQAPIRELESLRGQLLFAASDRLVQADRENLLKGVSSGAYEIEAEIEIPQASNVSEFGFRLREGAGKRTVVGYKTKENEIYVDRSLSGDTGFSDRFSTLHQAPLQPDNRRVKLRIYVDDSSLEVFGGDGRVVFSEVIFPDPAHREMSLFTVGGEVNVVSLKVHALTNVWNKAAESQTSIVMDTSLQQMGLGDTRTLYAAVNGGVKGGCSGGSDVNQNQPIRWETSDPQVVAIASFDQRQAVIRAAGQGEAVITASTPNGKASASVPVKVFAGEFHTNLIGWAPDLAASSWVATERGIRGSYWSDAHYVAEETAGDFVYEAEMTLDEKGGAGSVLFRASRDGRSGYYFNIDPNMKAFRLFYKIDGAFADRQVLANVPAFIQQGKKYAIVIEADGPRIRISVDGAGIIDLTDGTFAEGHFGLHVFGGAAYYQNVNVSRVEQAKLRKTSFVNAGANTSLYAAKAENGEPVALLPAGDGEASSRTWVMVPTGDELGSYSIRTAAGGKALDLDTGQNKLQLYDYLGYDNQRWLLRDNGDGTVAILSLHNQQALEASADSGSLYLNEPDPALDRQKWQVVDVGAP
- a CDS encoding Cof-type HAD-IIB family hydrolase, translating into MAVCCLESQKLADGGSCLLLKYKLLALDMDGTLLNDDLQISPETERWIRKAAAAGVHVCLSTGRGYREAVPYGDQLDLGTPMITVNGSEVWKSPHELYRRVLLDRSLVSRMYDISREKNVWFWAYAVEGNYNEGNWQPELLEQNHWMKFGYFTEDDEVRGEILRELQAMGGLEITNSSPHNLEINPKGISKASGIQTVCGLLGLEMSEVVAIGDSLNDLAAIEAAGLGVAMGNAQEAVKEKADVVTTSNNEDGIAWIIRDYILTGV